From the genome of Microtus pennsylvanicus isolate mMicPen1 chromosome 20, mMicPen1.hap1, whole genome shotgun sequence, one region includes:
- the LOC142839027 gene encoding olfactory receptor 6C4-like produces MKNQTLTEFILLGLTDAPELQVCVFLFLLLTYILSIVGNLTIILLTLLDSHLQTPMYFFLRNFSFLEISFTSTFTPRILFSISTGIKTISFAGCFTQYFFAFFFGATEFYLLTAMSYDRYVAICKPLHYTTIMNNRVCSLLVLCSWLSGFLIILFLIILTSQLDFCASNVLNHYYCDYGPLIEIACSDTRLLRLIEFVLAVMTLVVTLVLVILSYTHIIRTILKIPSAQQRKKAFSTCSSHMVVISLSYGSCIFMYIKPSAAEGVAFNKGVAVLNNSVAPLLNPFIYTLRNKQVKQAFSDAVRKVLHLHSL; encoded by the coding sequence ATGAAAAATCAGACTCTAACCGAATTCATTCTGCTGGGACTCACAGACGCCCCAGAGCTTCAGGtctgtgttttcctgtttctCCTGCTCACGTACATCCTCAGCATTGTGGGGAATCTGACCATCATCCTCCTCACACTGCTGGATTCCCACCTCCAGacacccatgtacttctttctCAGGAACTTCTCCTTCCTGGAGATCTCCTTCACATCCACGTTTACTCCCCGGATACTCTTCAGCATCTCTACGGGAATCAAGACCATCAGCTTTGCTGGCTGCTTCACGCAGtacttctttgctttcttctttggaGCCACTGAGTTTTACCTTCTGACGGCCAtgtcctatgaccgctatgtggccatctgcaaaccCCTGCACTACACCACCATCATGAACAACAGGGTCTGCTCCCTGTTGGTCCTCTGCTCTTGGCTGAGTGGCTTCCTGATCATCTTATTCTTAATCATCTTGACCAGTCAGCTGGATTTCTGTGCATCCAATGTGCTCAATCATTATTACTGTGACTATGGGCCCCTCATAGAAATCGCTTGTTCAGACACAAGGTTGCTGAGGCTCATTGAATTTGTCTTAGCAGTCATGACCTTGGTAGTCACCCTGGTGCTGGTGATTCTCTCGTACACCCACATCATCAGGACCATTCTGAAGATCCCTTCTGCACAGCAGAGAAAGAAGGCCTTTTCCACGTGTTCTTCCCACATGGTTGTCATCTCCCTTTCTTACGGGAGCTGCATCTTCATGTACATAAAACCTTCAGCAGCAGAAGGAGTTGCCTTCAATAAGGGTGTGGCTGTGCTCAATAACTCAGTTGCCCCTTTACTTAACCCATTCATTTACACTCTAAGGAATAAGCAAGTAAAACAAGCCTTCAGTGATGCTGTCAGGAAAGTACTGCATCTTCACTCCCTTTAG
- the LOC142838594 gene encoding olfactory receptor 6C2-like — protein MRNHTAITTFILLGLTDDPKLQVLLFLFLFLTYMLSVAGNLTIIALTLLGPHLKTPMYFFLRNFSFLEVSFTTVCIPRFLYMMASEDNTITYNACAAQLFFIVFFGATEFFLLAAMSYDRYAAICKPLHYTSIMNNRVCAALVLSCWCAGLLVILPPLGIGLQLEFCDSNVIDHFGCDASPILQITCSDTVFIEKMILALAILTLIITLTCVVLSYTYIIKTILKFPSAQQRKKAFSTCSSHMIVVSITYGSCIFIYIKPSAKEGVAINKVVSLLTTSVAPLLNPFIYTLRNKQVKAAFKDTVKRIVFLTKK, from the coding sequence ATGAGAAATCATACGGCAATAACAACATTCATCTTGCTGGGGTTGACAGATGATCCTAAACTACAagttctcctttttctgtttttgttcctCACCTACATGTTGAGCGTGGCTGGGAACCTCACCATTATTGCTCTCACGCTCTTGGGTCCTCATCTTAAAACGCCCATGTACTTTTTTCTCCGAAACTTTTCTTTCCTAGAGGTCTCGTTCACCACTGTATGTATCCCCAGGTTCCTGTACATGATGGCTTCTGAAGACAATACCATTACTTACAATGCTTGTGCTGCTCAGTTGTTTTTCATTGTCTTCTTTGGAGCAACAGAGTTTTTCCTCCTGGCAGCCATGTCCTATGACCGCTATGCAGCCATCTGCAAACCCCTGCATTACACCAGTATCATGAACAACCGAGTTTGCGCAGCTCTCGTCCTCTCCTGTTGGTGTGCTGGCCTGTTGGTCATCCTCCCTCCTCTTGGCATAGGCCTCCAGCTGGAGTTCTGTGACTCCAATGTGATTGATCATTTTGGCTGTGATGCCTCTCCCATTCTGCAGATAACCTGCTCAGACACGGTGTTTATAGAGAAAATGATCCTGGCTTTGGCCATACTGACACTCATCATTACTCTAACGTGTGTTGTTCTGTCCTACACATACATCATCAAGACCATTTTAAAGTTCCCTTCTGCCCAGCAGAGGAAGAAAGCCTTTTCCACTTGCTCTTCCCACATGATTGTGGTTTCCATCACCTACGGCAGCTGCATCTTCATCTACATCAAGCCTTCAGCGAAGGAAGGCGTGGCCATCAATAAGGTTGTGTCTTTGCTCACAACATCAGTGGCCCCTCTGCTTAACCCGTTCATTTATACACTTCGAAACAAGCAAGTCAAAGCAGCTTTCAAAGACACCGTAAAACGAATTGTATTTCTCACAAAGAAGTAA